A genomic window from Litoreibacter janthinus includes:
- a CDS encoding sulfatase-like hydrolase/transferase, protein MTDTPNVLWIMADQLRFDYLSCYGHPHLNTPHIDALAARGVRFTNTYVQSPVCGPSRMSAYTGRYVRSHGSTWNGIPLRVGEPTLGDHLRDVGARAVLVGKTHMIADLDGMAWLGIDPKSEIGVRVSECGFEAFERDDGLHPDSVAQKWSAYDDYLVSLGYVSDNPWEDFANSGVDPDGKLMSAWLLKNSRLPANVPEEHSETAYLTNRAMAFMEEAISDDKPWLCHLSYIKPHWPYIVPAPYHDMYGPEHIVDPIRSLAEKETDHPLLRAYQQARVCRTFSQDHVREHVIPAYMGLIKQLDDNLGRLFAWMDAKGLTENTIIAFTSDHGDYMGDHWMGDKDFYHDSAVKVPLVIADPRPVANVTRGTTSDALIEMIDLAPTFMGVMGCAPKPHIVEGRDLMSILHGKDGFSRRFVISEHDYSSFEMARALNVSQENARTVMIFDGRWKYIRCEGFRPILFDLESDPHEFIDLGASDIAVHVQVRKDMEQALLSWATQHHSRITATPEILACQDNATEVGILIGFWDEDDYETVAGKPFSSLLPVGAPASRKNSS, encoded by the coding sequence ATGACCGATACGCCGAACGTGTTGTGGATCATGGCCGACCAACTACGGTTCGACTACCTAAGTTGCTACGGACACCCGCATCTTAACACGCCTCATATCGATGCTCTTGCAGCGCGGGGTGTCCGATTTACCAACACCTATGTCCAATCGCCTGTGTGCGGCCCCTCCAGAATGTCTGCCTATACAGGGCGCTATGTACGAAGCCACGGCTCTACGTGGAATGGGATCCCCTTGCGCGTGGGCGAGCCAACCTTAGGCGACCACCTTCGTGATGTCGGTGCTCGGGCCGTTCTTGTGGGCAAGACGCACATGATTGCCGACCTTGATGGAATGGCATGGCTCGGGATTGATCCGAAAAGCGAGATCGGCGTGCGTGTGTCAGAATGCGGGTTTGAGGCCTTTGAGCGTGATGATGGCCTGCACCCTGACAGTGTAGCGCAGAAATGGTCGGCCTATGACGACTACCTCGTCAGCTTGGGATATGTCTCCGACAATCCTTGGGAAGACTTTGCAAACTCGGGCGTCGACCCCGACGGCAAGCTGATGTCGGCATGGCTGCTGAAAAATTCGCGCCTGCCCGCCAATGTACCAGAGGAGCATTCCGAAACGGCTTATCTGACCAATCGAGCGATGGCGTTCATGGAAGAAGCGATATCAGACGACAAACCATGGCTTTGCCACCTGAGTTACATCAAGCCCCATTGGCCCTATATCGTTCCAGCACCTTACCACGACATGTATGGCCCGGAGCATATCGTGGACCCGATCCGGTCACTGGCAGAAAAGGAAACCGATCACCCGTTGCTGCGCGCCTACCAGCAGGCCCGCGTCTGTCGCACCTTCTCGCAAGATCATGTCCGTGAGCATGTCATCCCTGCGTATATGGGATTGATCAAACAACTGGACGACAATTTGGGACGGCTTTTCGCATGGATGGACGCCAAAGGGCTGACCGAGAATACAATCATCGCCTTCACCTCCGACCACGGGGACTACATGGGGGACCACTGGATGGGCGATAAGGATTTCTATCACGATTCCGCGGTGAAGGTGCCGTTGGTTATCGCCGACCCTCGTCCGGTTGCTAACGTCACTCGCGGGACCACCTCTGACGCATTGATTGAAATGATAGACCTAGCGCCGACCTTTATGGGCGTGATGGGCTGCGCCCCAAAGCCTCATATTGTAGAGGGCCGCGATCTGATGAGCATCTTACATGGCAAAGACGGCTTTTCCCGCCGCTTTGTAATAAGTGAGCATGACTACTCCAGCTTTGAGATGGCTCGCGCTTTGAATGTCTCGCAAGAGAATGCGCGCACTGTCATGATTTTTGATGGCCGCTGGAAGTACATACGCTGCGAGGGTTTTCGCCCTATTCTTTTTGATTTGGAAAGTGACCCGCATGAGTTCATCGATCTGGGAGCGAGCGATATTGCAGTGCACGTTCAGGTTCGCAAAGATATGGAACAAGCGCTCCTGTCATGGGCCACGCAACACCACTCCCGAATTACGGCGACGCCGGAGATATTGGCCTGTCAGGACAACGCCACAGAAGTTGGCATCCTGATCGGCTTTTGGGATGAAGACGACTATGAGACGGTTGCTGGCAAGCCCTTTAGCAGCTTGCTGCCCGTCGGTGCGCCCGCCTCCAGAAAAAATTCTAGCTAG
- a CDS encoding UbiX family flavin prenyltransferase, which yields MTTQPSLQTTSGGQEVRCRIIVGLSGASGMPYAVRLLEVLQGLSVETHLIMTKPAIQTLAVETDYSPELVRSLADHVHSNGDIGAGIASGSFRAHGMIIAPCSVKTLAEIANGIGSSLMTRAADVTLKERRPLILGVRETPLHLGHLRNMTAATEMGAIIAPPMPAFYMKTNSIDDLVNHQVGRWLDAMNIHTDLAPRWKD from the coding sequence GTGACAACACAACCAAGCCTGCAGACTACGTCAGGCGGGCAGGAAGTCAGGTGTCGCATCATTGTAGGTCTTTCAGGAGCGTCTGGAATGCCTTACGCGGTTCGGTTGCTCGAGGTTCTGCAAGGGCTGTCTGTTGAAACACACCTGATAATGACGAAACCCGCCATTCAAACATTGGCGGTTGAGACGGATTATTCGCCGGAATTGGTGCGCTCGCTGGCCGATCATGTTCATTCTAATGGTGACATCGGTGCAGGTATTGCGTCCGGGTCGTTTCGTGCACATGGTATGATTATTGCGCCTTGCAGCGTCAAAACCTTAGCTGAAATTGCAAACGGAATTGGCAGCAGTTTGATGACTCGTGCCGCCGATGTCACATTGAAGGAACGGCGGCCACTGATTTTGGGGGTCCGCGAGACACCGTTGCATCTGGGTCATCTGCGAAACATGACCGCGGCGACCGAAATGGGTGCGATAATCGCCCCGCCGATGCCCGCTTTTTATATGAAAACCAATTCGATAGATGATCTGGTGAATCATCAGGTTGGCCGCTGGCTCGATGCCATGAACATTCACACTGACCTTGCCCCGCGCTGGAAGGATTGA
- a CDS encoding response regulator transcription factor, translated as MIQVLLIDDDVELAELMRDVLTKYSIELTAVHTPNEGFEALENKKFDLVLLDVMLPQLNGLQMCSKIRYSNAAYKDISIIILTARTELTDMVVGLETGADDYVKKPFEPRELVARINAILRRANAPEEATAAQLPVLDAGSVSTRSGLCVEVALEGNILQIETQRAQVRVNGEKLVITSMEFELIAALAQRPGEILNRDDLLDEVHGTSGIYTRSIDALIYRLRTKIREAGASSDFIRTVRGRGYSLVGQVNSLTST; from the coding sequence ATGATTCAAGTTCTTTTGATCGACGATGACGTTGAGCTTGCCGAGCTCATGCGCGACGTTCTTACAAAATACAGTATCGAGTTAACCGCGGTTCACACCCCCAACGAGGGCTTCGAAGCGCTTGAAAACAAAAAATTTGATCTCGTTCTGCTGGATGTGATGCTGCCGCAATTAAACGGTCTGCAGATGTGCAGCAAGATCCGCTACAGCAACGCCGCATACAAAGATATTTCGATCATTATTCTGACGGCGCGAACGGAGCTGACCGATATGGTCGTGGGTCTTGAGACCGGCGCTGATGACTACGTTAAAAAACCATTCGAGCCCCGTGAGCTTGTCGCACGAATCAACGCAATTCTTCGACGGGCAAACGCTCCCGAGGAAGCCACAGCGGCTCAGCTTCCCGTTTTGGACGCCGGCTCCGTTAGCACTCGAAGCGGGCTGTGCGTTGAAGTTGCACTCGAAGGAAATATTCTACAGATCGAGACACAGCGCGCCCAAGTCCGCGTGAATGGCGAAAAGCTGGTGATTACATCGATGGAATTTGAACTGATTGCGGCTCTTGCTCAGCGACCTGGCGAGATTTTGAATCGGGATGACCTTTTGGACGAGGTGCATGGCACTAGTGGTATCTACACACGCAGCATTGACGCATTGATTTACAGGCTTCGGACCAAAATCAGAGAGGCTGGTGCCTCATCAGATTTCATTCGTACAGTGCGTGGCCGCGGCTACTCCCTTGTCGGGCAGGTTAATAGCCTTACCAGCACCTAA
- a CDS encoding 4'-phosphopantetheinyl transferase family protein: protein MSGQALCVMADALPDNTGGQGRRLAIYAAARMSGFPMSTHSLHRTQLKQPFIRMPDGVLPCSISHVAGIVVAAAATPGFSVGVDVEQVSRFETMTESLVGAILSPAEQALRKVWTPESLLVVWSLKEAFLKAEGTGFQDRPNKYELAHLTPDCLHDLGDGRFWLHKRFLIKQGTWITLGVLGTSHDAVAECAFGYQVIQSSEIP from the coding sequence ATGTCCGGCCAAGCGCTGTGTGTTATGGCTGACGCTTTGCCTGATAACACTGGAGGGCAGGGCCGGCGGCTCGCTATCTACGCAGCCGCGCGGATGAGTGGTTTTCCTATGTCCACTCATTCGCTCCATCGGACGCAGCTCAAGCAGCCATTTATCCGGATGCCCGATGGGGTATTGCCTTGCTCGATTTCGCATGTTGCAGGCATCGTTGTTGCGGCTGCTGCGACGCCAGGCTTTTCCGTCGGGGTAGATGTAGAGCAGGTGAGCCGGTTCGAAACGATGACGGAGAGTTTGGTTGGGGCAATTCTGTCACCCGCCGAGCAGGCGCTTCGCAAGGTTTGGACCCCTGAATCGCTTCTTGTGGTGTGGAGCCTCAAGGAAGCGTTTCTCAAGGCTGAAGGAACGGGATTTCAGGACCGCCCAAACAAATACGAGTTAGCGCACCTCACACCGGATTGCCTACATGATCTTGGCGACGGGCGCTTCTGGCTTCATAAGCGATTCTTGATAAAGCAAGGTACGTGGATCACGCTTGGTGTGCTGGGAACCAGCCATGATGCTGTTGCAGAGTGTGCGTTTGGTTACCAAGTAATTCAAAGCAGTGAAATACCGTGA
- a CDS encoding DUF1772 domain-containing protein: MPRTSLFLCLVPLVLFGAIGGFFYAYSVSVMQGLNNLSDSAAIQAMQELNRGTRNAVFLVTFLFTPIVSVLCAAVLYWKGDRATGVLLLAASAVYFLGSFLPTVNINVPLNHEIEALNATMLSSSEAASVWAEYSATWTYWNTIRAVMALIGLALAGSAVYALKRQPAPVAVGA, encoded by the coding sequence ATGCCCCGTACTTCATTATTCCTGTGCCTCGTGCCTCTCGTCCTTTTTGGGGCCATAGGCGGGTTCTTCTACGCGTATTCGGTCTCGGTCATGCAGGGGCTGAACAACCTGTCCGACAGCGCCGCAATTCAGGCAATGCAAGAGTTGAACCGAGGGACGCGAAACGCTGTTTTCTTGGTTACCTTCCTTTTCACTCCTATCGTGTCCGTGCTGTGCGCCGCAGTTCTGTACTGGAAAGGCGATCGTGCGACCGGGGTATTATTATTGGCAGCTTCAGCGGTCTATTTTTTGGGATCCTTCCTGCCAACAGTGAATATCAACGTGCCTTTGAACCATGAAATCGAAGCGTTGAACGCAACGATGTTGAGCTCATCAGAAGCCGCGAGTGTCTGGGCCGAATATAGCGCGACCTGGACCTATTGGAATACGATCCGTGCCGTGATGGCGTTGATTGGACTGGCTCTGGCAGGTAGCGCAGTCTACGCCCTCAAACGTCAACCCGCACCCGTTGCAGTAGGCGCCTGA